TGTTCACATGTCTCTTACTGGTCAACAGCTGTAGTGCTACAGGAGAAGCCCACTATCACAGTAGCTGGCGTAAGAGAAGACACATTATAGTACCCAGGTCAACCTAACATATTACCCAGGACAACCTAACACGAACAGCAGAACTTTCAACTATCAACATTTACCAGTAGTATTATTGTCTAACATCATTCGTGTTTGGAGATATAAAAATGGGGTATGAAAAGcccacaaaagaaaaagatatgCCTATatgcttcttaaaaaaaaaaaaaaaaaaaaggattagaAAGCATACTTTGATAATGCTTTTTTGTATTTATGGAAGTGAAATATATACATTGAAAATACTTCTGTGTAATTTTTGTTATGACAGTGCCAAAAAATTATCACAAATTGAATCCTGGAAAGTGCTAGAGATTATGTATAAGCATCAGCCTCAGCTATTTAGAAGACAGAGTTTAATTCAAGACCATAAATCATTAGGCTATCAGTCAAGGCTGATCTTTGATTATAGCAGAGAAGCTTAACTATTCTTAAAGTTCTCGTTCTTTAGCTACATGTCACATTTCATCCTAGAGTCTTTGTGCACTTTAAAACATGCAATCTCTTTTCTAGGTTTAACTAGTACTTATTAGGGCTAAATTACAGTAATGTACACAGGTAAAAACATGGGATGTTTAGCTCAACAATCACACCACCAAGCCCTCTTCATAAATTTATTATCTACACTCAAAACTCTTCAGGATTCTAAAGTCTAGTGGgccacaaaaagaaaacatctgaaATAAACAGGCACTTATACCAAAAAGTCACTAAATATGCTAGCCCTAGTTAACAGCACAGTTTGCTTTAGAAGGGGTCAATCCTAGTTAATAGTGTGGTTCAGAACGGGTCACAGACACTCTTCATGAGCCAGCCTTCAGCTGCTACACTCAACTTTAGTCCAACCCGACAGTGGTGagcaccttggggacagccctTTTAAGGGCATCTGCCACAGCTCAGATCACCTTCAGTTGCCAACTACCAGTTTAGAGTCcacaaagttatttttcttgGGGCTACCTGAGGTCTTGCTCAGATGCACAAAGTCCGGACACGCACGAGTGAAAGCcctgaaggaaagaaaggtcCATGACCACAAACCTCTTGACTACAAAGTCTCTGCCCACAGATCTCTTCTCCATGTTGTCTCATCTCTCCAGTCAGGGCCCATGAGCTACTCGGAAAGAGCAGTTCACAGTCACAGCAGAAATATCTATAACAGTTCATTTCACCAGCTTTACAGAAAGTCTTCAGTGGCATTTCTAGAAAACAAAAGGACACAAAGCAACAGGCCACATAGCGTACCACACCAGATACTGGGCTCCAAGTATGCTTGTACTAATTTTTAGCTCCTTATTTCTGAGAGGAATAGCAGATTTGTCTTaacaaacaagctgtgggtctgctggtagataaaactagctctggaagataaaataaacaatgggaaggattccactgattgatgaaggaaaaagatatttgcttttacaaataaactttaggttcGCGGATAAAcaaaattagacattgaaagaggaaagaaacaatgggaaagaaaaacctccaaattccgtaagaattaaaaattaaaagggagggttatacattagagggaaatctttaGTATCAGGCATATCGgggagtctgtacctctcaagtacctcagccaattgggaaagacagaaggaaaatgtggCCCggaaattaggataaaaaggAGACCGAgtcctccaaaaatttgagagatcccaggggaatgccccagggcctctccctttattcgaataaagCCAGAAAGGActcttctgtctcctttttggacataaacctctggtgtttgtggattaattttcttaacatttctaaggggaaaaaaaagaaaaccgaGCAATCATTTTTCCTCTAGTGCAATTAAAGCGCAAACCAGCCACCTAGTCGAAGACTATCCACACTTCCCCACGTAAACAGTCGCTTACGGAAAGGGTCTGCAGAGCAAAAGCTTGGGTGGACAAGGTCACTGGCCTTTGCAGCACTCCCCAGGTCAGACGGTATCCTACCTATTTCGGAGGCGTGTATGAAGAGCGACTCAGTCCAAATTAACGCAAACGAACAGTAACCAGCAGCGAGGAAGCGCTGACGGTCGGCCTGCGCTCTAGCAGCCTTAGGGAGCCCCATCCCACCGCTGACCCACCGCGGAGCGGCGTTCCGCTGCCCGCAGGCGCGTGACTCACCGCCGGTGCGGGCCCGCCCTCCGCCGGCGAGGGCCTCCcgaggggggggaggggggcggagggggagaaaggggagggggagcggGGAGCGCGCTGCGGCATCATGGCGGCTGCGCGGCGCAGCCCCGGAACGCCTGAGCAGGAAACTCCTTTTTTGGGCCGCGGAAGTGCCATAAAAGGCATGGAGGAAATGCCATATATGGTCGATGCGGTTCCGgacggggacagcggggacggTGCTTCTGTTcagccggggccgcccccggcgctgccgcggcacCGCGAGCGCTGGAGCCTGGCGGTGGAGGGGGGCTCTCCTCCGAGCCAAGCCGCGCGGCCGTTCCTGTCGCTAGTGGTCAGACCTGAACTGGGCTTTAAATCACAAACAGCTGCGGTTTAGTTCCTAGCAAATGGGTCTTCTGCGCGTAAGCGCAAAAGCGAGAGGTTTTCGCTTCCTTCCTCGCTGCTGCACTTCCTGCAGGGGGAGGGTTTTTCCCGCCAGTGACAGCACCTGCTGTTTCCTTGGGAACAAACTCCTTGAAACCGACTCATCCTACTAATTGGACTAGAAGCAAACtttttaagaaacagaaatCCTGTTTTCAGGCCAACAGCAAACGAAAGATCCTGCAGAAAATGTATGGGCAATGCTTTCTcataaagcatttttcttccctgaaataTGTTTTCGTTTTGTGTGACAAAAGCTAGGAAAATAGGGAATGCAGAAGACCCatgcatttatttcctttatgtTACGCTAGCAAGGGTGCACCGGCCTTCATTCCCGTATAGCCAAAAACTACTGCCTTACTTGGACCGCTTTTCACACAATACACCAATGAgaatctattttcttttttcctctttaggCATGAAAATTACTAATTTCAAAATGCTCTGGAGAACCTGGGGCACCCTCAGCCTCATCAAGCAATGCTTGACAGCCTACTTGGTCAGTTTTTAGCACAATCAAAATTCCCGAAGGCTAGACCAGGAGACAGTAATTGTGGCTACCTCAAAAGAGGTGGTGATGCACCTAATGCAAGGACATGAGTCTACCATCCATGCTTTTTGCAAGCAACTGGACATAAGATTGATTTCGTCTCCTTTCtttaaacaggtttttttttttttttttttccccaggagacAAGTGGTTATGTACTGGCTTTGAAGCAACTGAAAGAGTTGGGATTGCTGTGGTGCAGTCTTCCTAAGTAGTAATTTCAAGGAAAGTGTAAGTCTGCACAATgtgatgttttatttatttttttctgaagggtATTGTACACCAAATATCCCAATGGCAGGAAAGCGCATTCAATGTGTTTAGAAGCCAAACAGTCACTTTCATTTTAACAAACACAAtaacaaagtaaaaataaaccacaaaataaTGAACTGCATGTTCATAACATACAAAAATTGCTGCCTACTCAGTAGGTAACTACAACATTCCAACTcctgaatatatatatatataaatttacatttttgtaacaAAAATAGACTTTGAGAGGTGGAGGGGGAGAGGGTCTggggttggtttgttggtttttttttgttgttgtttttctgattgtttgtttttggcgtttgtattttttgtttttttttgttttgtttttgttttttttttttttttgcttacatTCCATCCCCTGGCCCTTTCTCTtgctcctctccccacccattccctgctcttccTTACATTCTTTGAGTAACATCCCTTCCACTTTAAGGCAAGATGCAAAGCATCCACTCACACAAACGCATGACGTCAGCAAGGCTTCACAAAAAGGCACCAAGACTTgtaacttttaaaacaaaacttctGCCACATGTGAGTGTCTCATCAGATGATAATTACATAGCATCACTCCAACATGCTCAAATACAGTAAGTGCTGTTCCCAAAGAAGTTTGAAACGCATTATAGCATTGTCACTGAAATAGAATTAACATTTACAAAATATTGCCCTGCAAACTCCAAATTATACAATATGAATATGCAAAGATTTTTTCCACATCAATAGTACctaaaggaaagcaaaaccatGGCACATGTACAATTTACATTAGCTAGATACTTAATCAAAAGTCCTTTCTTCCTAATAAAAGAATATTGTTTACAGGGAAAGTTATATTGAACTTATATCCACAGTCCATGCAAATTAAGTCATTCAACAGAGGTGGAAAACTTAAGCAGCAGTCGATTCAGGCAGCTGAAGTTTAAACTAAATAGCCTTGCAACGTATGGTGTTGTGGGAGTAATTGGAGACTCCGTGTCTGATAATACCAATGGAAAAGGTGAATTATCCTGTTCCAGAAGGTAGTCTCAGCAGATCTCAATTGTCCTTGGAGAAAAGGCTGAGTTCATGTCTGAAAGTGCTGAGGTTACCTGTGAGCTGAAATTGTTGGTGACTCCTGGAGATGAGAAGGAAGTGGCCACTTGGGTCTGAAAAGTGGCAGTGCCAGAGGGGTAAGTGGTTGCTATAGAAGGGGATGGGAATGTGGTGTGTGCAGGGGAGGGATAGGaagagggagcaggagaagaaTACGCTGTGCGCACCGGGGAGGGATAAGTGGTGGCAATGGAGGAAGGGTAGGATGTAGTCACAGAGGATGAATACGCAGGAATTGGGGAAGCAGttgaggctggagctgccttttccacTTTCTTGTCCTTCTGCCTAAGGTGGATTTTAGTGTGCCTCTTCCTCTCATCACTTCTGGCAAACTTTCTGCCACAAATGTCACAAGCAAACGGCTTCTCTCCCGTGTGTGTGCGGATGTGCGTAGTCAAATGGTCACTCCTGCTGAAGTTCCGCATGCAAATGCGGCACTGGAAAGGTTTCTGTCCTGTGTGGATGCGTATGTGCCGTGTTAGCTCATCAGATCGTGAAAACCTCCGGTCACAGGACTCCACTGGGCAGGCATAGGGACGCTCATGAGGAGGCGTCTTGCTGGGACGGTTGGGGTATTTCCTCATTCTGCTGGGCTTGATCAGCTGGGACTGATAATTAGCATTGAGGGTCTTCAGCTCTTGGGAGCCAGTCTGCGTAGCAAATGCCTTGATGGTGGACAGTGGTGTGAGGgaaggctgctgtgctctggtctcaagagctgggaagggcttcTGATCAGCTGGAACAAGACTGAGCTCACCCTGTTGCTGAGGGAACAAGTAATCCGGGATCATTGGCACCTGAAAGTTGGTTTTAGCAGTCGGATAAGCTGGAGGTGGATACTGGATTGGGGTTCCAGAGGGGTTGGGGAAAGACTGGGTCTGGGATTCAGGAAAAATGTCAGAGCTGGAATTGGGAAATGTTGGTGCAGCTGAATAAATTGGATTGTTGTCGCTGGCTTGGACAGAACAGCTCAGTGGGGAGCTCTGCGAGGAGGAGGATGGTGATGATGAAGTAGGCGTAGATGTGGGAGGTGCATTAGCCATGCCCACCAGCCCACTGACGAGGCTGAAGAGGGGCTCTGGCCATAGGGGGTTGCTGCTGTTGGGGGCCGGCTCTAAGGAGAAGCGCCCCGTATAGGTTATCGGTGGCAGTCTCGTCGTTTGGTTGGGATAGCTGGTTTCTGGCAGGGTTTTCTCGTTGTTCAGGGAGATTTCGGGAAAAGTGTCTGCAAAGAGAGGAATAGCGATTAATTCCAGCAGTTACTGCAGATGCTGCCGGCGCTTCGCGAGCCATCCCTCTTAACAGCGCAGCCCCAGATTCTGGTTAATTACTAAGTGAGCGTAACATATTGCAGCGTCGCTGGCAGGTCTCCAGCCGCAGCTAGTCCGGAGCCGCTGACGCACGCAGGAGAATCCCCCCGCGCGGCCGCCGGGACAGAGGCGACGCTGCAGCGCGGAATTCCCGCAGGCGTCGCTGCCCCCGCTGCAGACCGGGACTCCCCGCCCGCCTGGGCGAGGTCAGAGCGCTTACCTGCCGCAAGGTGCTCGAAGTGCTGCTCTCCGGGCTCCCCGGCGGCGCCGAAGCCCGCACTCTCGGGTGCCCCGGGCGGGGCAAGGAACTGCGGACCCCCGCCGCTGAGCAGCATCATCTCCTCCAGCTTGGGATAGTGagtgtccatggcagggggcgAGTGCGGGAAGGCGCCAAAGGGGTCGGAGATCTGCAGCgggggcaggagctgcatcTCTGCCTTGGCCGCGGCCATGAGGGCGCCGGGCTCCGGCTCAGACGGGTGATGGCGCTGCCGCCGCGGGGCCGGCGGACGGGCCGGCTGCGGCGAGGCGGCCGTCCTGCGCCCGCTCTGCGCCCTGCGCCGCTGTtgccccggcgctgcccgctGAAAGCTCTCGgctccccgcccgcccgcccggggctgcccccggcTCTGCCCGCTGGAAGCGCTCGGCTCCCCGCCCGCTCCGGCACGGCCTCTATATATCGGATCTCACCGGCCGCAGCCCGCCCCAGCCCTGACGTACATGGCCATATATGGAAAGCAGGAAGCCCTTATATGGATGCGGGCCGGAGGACCCCTCCTGGCGTCAGAGCCTGGCACCGGGGAAAGCCGGGCCGGGgggccccgcccgccccgggcTGAGGGCCCCACGCCCGGTGCAGGTCTGACCCCCGCCATGGGCAGCGCCGCCGTAGCGCTGCCGCACCATCGCCGATCCCGGGAGACGGGGTCCCAGGCCCCCGCCGGCTCAGGCCAGCCCGCCGGAAGCCCCCACCGTACCTTCCATATTAGGAAACAACCTTATAAGTCTCGATTCCGGCGGAGACTTCCCGTTCCTTATATGGCGATTCCGGCCCcgggttggggggggggggggggggggcgcaGAGGCCGTCTGCAGATGGGGGCGCGCCCGTCCCCTGGCAACAGAAGCGCGCGGAAAGCCCCGGGCCGCGAAAGAAGGAGGCTGCTGCCCGGGCGGGTGGCACAGGAGCCTCGGGGAGCACCCGACAGACCCCGGAGTCGCCGCCGTGTTTTCGCGGGCAGAGCTCCCCCTCGTCCCCACCCCGGTTGCTCAGCTCGCACTACTCGCCTCCCCGCCGTCTCCGCGGAGGAGCCAAGCGCCGCTCACGGCGGCTCCCGCGGCAGCCTCGATGTGGAGTTTTAGGGGTGCTGGCAGCGCGcccaaggcaggagctgcccactCCCGGAAAAGAGGAATCTCCGGGATTCCAGCGGCCTGCCGGGGTCGCCCTGCTTCGCCCGCTCCCGACGGAGGTCTGCCCATAGCGCCAGACCGGGACAGACTCCGGCTCCATGCGCCTCCTTCACGTAGCGGAGAACAGGGCACTGATAAACAGAGAGCCCCAGGTAGTAAATGGCCACAGCCACCACTAACTTCAGCGCGATGAAATGTGACAGCGCTCGGGGACTCTACTCTCGCGGCCTTAGGACTGTCCCCTGACGCGGCTGCAGCTCTTTTCTGCCCTCCCCGCTAAAGCGCTGGCTGCACCCGGCACCGGCTCTGCATGGAACCCTCGGCCGTCTGCTCGACGCAACACGCACGCCGAGGAGCCGCGGAAGAACCCTgcccgggccgggggagccTCCCGCGCTATAAATAGTCGCtcgccgcggccgccgccccgccccgcccgggcaGCCCCGCTGCCGGCGCGCGGGGCTCCCCTGGCACCGGGCCAGGCGTCTCCGGCGACGCAGTGAGGCCGCAGTGCGCGTGCGCGGACATCGCGGCGAGGGCTTCCCCGCAGTGCGCGGGGCTCCGGGGGCGGGGTCGGAGCCGTGCCTGCAGCCCGGCGCTTAGACGCGCCCGGCGCCGGTGACGGCGCCTGAAGCTCCGCGGCGCACGGTCGCCCCATCGTCGGGTGCAGCGCGGAATTTGCCGGACGGC
This genomic interval from Haemorhous mexicanus isolate bHaeMex1 chromosome 15, bHaeMex1.pri, whole genome shotgun sequence contains the following:
- the EGR1 gene encoding early growth response protein 1, giving the protein MAAAKAEMQLLPPLQISDPFGAFPHSPPAMDTHYPKLEEMMLLSGGGPQFLAPPGAPESAGFGAAGEPGEQHFEHLAADTFPEISLNNEKTLPETSYPNQTTRLPPITYTGRFSLEPAPNSSNPLWPEPLFSLVSGLVGMANAPPTSTPTSSSPSSSSQSSPLSCSVQASDNNPIYSAAPTFPNSSSDIFPESQTQSFPNPSGTPIQYPPPAYPTAKTNFQVPMIPDYLFPQQQGELSLVPADQKPFPALETRAQQPSLTPLSTIKAFATQTGSQELKTLNANYQSQLIKPSRMRKYPNRPSKTPPHERPYACPVESCDRRFSRSDELTRHIRIHTGQKPFQCRICMRNFSRSDHLTTHIRTHTGEKPFACDICGRKFARSDERKRHTKIHLRQKDKKVEKAAPASTASPIPAYSSSVTTSYPSSIATTYPSPVRTAYSSPAPSSYPSPAHTTFPSPSIATTYPSGTATFQTQVATSFSSPGVTNNFSSQVTSALSDMNSAFSPRTIEIC